In the Pirellulales bacterium genome, one interval contains:
- a CDS encoding helix-turn-helix domain-containing protein, which produces MTLAEAGQFLRLSHNTLRKQIRLGRLSAVVIGRRKFVAPSELDRFIAHNSTNGGAA; this is translated from the coding sequence TTGACGCTGGCCGAAGCAGGGCAGTTTTTGCGGTTGTCGCATAACACGCTGCGGAAACAGATTCGACTCGGTCGCTTATCCGCGGTGGTAATTGGCCGCCGCAAGTTTGTCGCCCCCAGCGAGCTAGATCGCTTCATCGCACACAACAGCACAAACGGAGGTGCAGCATGA
- a CDS encoding site-specific integrase, producing MFGIVGENTARRHCGRAKQFFRAAQRKRLIGENPFADMAGCGVRANKDREYFLSLEDAYKVLAACPDPEWQLLFALARFGGLRIPSEAVELRWQDIDWENRKVLVRSPKTEHHDGKGSRTIPLFPELVPYLEAVRRQAQEGEEFVLPNRRNQNANLRTRLTKIIRRAGLKPWPKLWQNLRSTRQTELADQRYPGHVVCAFMGNSQAVAQKHYLQVTDDHFHRAASEPTAPVDDQGGAKAVQIPVHQGAPSRVKDDQTISTAHKNTAVLTTFEPSWSPENGQTVPPRGVEPLFSG from the coding sequence ATGTTTGGAATCGTGGGGGAGAATACGGCTCGCCGACACTGTGGGCGTGCCAAGCAATTCTTTCGTGCAGCCCAGCGCAAGCGGCTGATCGGCGAGAATCCGTTTGCCGATATGGCAGGCTGTGGTGTCAGGGCGAACAAGGACCGTGAGTACTTTTTGTCCCTGGAGGATGCATACAAGGTTTTGGCAGCCTGCCCTGATCCGGAATGGCAACTCCTTTTTGCGCTTGCCCGATTTGGAGGACTGCGGATTCCCTCGGAGGCCGTGGAATTACGCTGGCAGGACATTGACTGGGAGAATCGCAAAGTACTCGTCAGAAGCCCCAAGACTGAACACCACGATGGCAAGGGCTCCCGGACCATTCCTTTGTTCCCGGAGCTAGTGCCCTATCTGGAAGCAGTCCGCAGGCAGGCCCAGGAGGGTGAAGAATTCGTCCTACCAAATCGGCGAAATCAAAATGCCAACTTACGGACTCGGCTGACCAAGATCATCCGTCGGGCTGGCCTAAAACCCTGGCCAAAGCTCTGGCAGAATCTGAGATCGACCCGGCAAACGGAACTGGCCGACCAACGCTATCCTGGCCATGTGGTGTGTGCCTTTATGGGCAATTCACAGGCGGTAGCCCAGAAGCACTATCTCCAGGTTACGGACGATCACTTCCATCGGGCTGCCAGCGAACCGACCGCACCCGTAGACGATCAAGGCGGTGCAAAAGCGGTGCAGATTCCGGTGCACCAGGGCGCCCCCTCCAGGGTCAAAGACGATCAAACGATCAGCACTGCCCACAAAAATACGGCGGTTTTGACAACCTTTGAACCGTCGTGGAGCCCAGAGAATGGGCAGACAGTACCCCCTAGGGGAGTCGAACCCCTGTTTTCGGGCTGA
- a CDS encoding serine/threonine protein kinase produces MADPTTSSPAAGPEGLVGRRLGDYQILRRLGQGAMAEVYLAEQLSLRRRVAIKVLKSQLAGDATYITRFQNEARAAAALVHANIVQIYEVGCLEGVHFIAQEYVAGVNLHELLVRRGPPEPMLALSIMWQVAAALAKAAGQGIVHRDIKPENIMLAGSGEVKVADFGLARTAQPHEAVNLTQVGITLGTPLYMSPEQVEGKPLDPRSDLYSFGVTCFHMLAGRPPFTGETPLAVAVQHLHKQPPALAELRGDLPAELCAIVERLMAKEPAQRFASARDVLAALRGVPGFASGTDGVPQASLELPLPAATPTTRLEATQRLAATMQTLAMQPRVRLRWRLWSAAAVAALLAGAVIAWSTREPDLLQGAASPPAIQRQATGREQFDLAMSVATIEAWQAVEHYFPTDAYHVRLARQELARQYLQQDDYDRALVLFHEFALEEDEELRAFGLAGQFVIETIRAQSSAARQTLAALWPVRGKLRDDLLRQSFNAAYRTIQKALDEQTSSQWQSWVEENLGEDAELPLLAP; encoded by the coding sequence ATGGCCGATCCGACGACATCTTCGCCCGCCGCCGGTCCCGAGGGACTCGTCGGCCGGCGTTTGGGCGATTATCAGATTCTCCGGCGGCTGGGGCAGGGGGCCATGGCCGAGGTCTATCTCGCCGAGCAGCTCTCGCTGCGCCGCCGCGTCGCCATCAAGGTGCTCAAGTCTCAGTTGGCCGGTGACGCAACCTACATCACCCGGTTTCAAAACGAGGCCCGGGCCGCGGCGGCGCTCGTCCATGCCAATATCGTGCAGATCTACGAGGTCGGTTGCCTCGAGGGCGTGCATTTCATCGCGCAGGAATACGTCGCCGGCGTCAACCTGCACGAGCTGCTCGTCCGTCGGGGTCCGCCCGAGCCGATGCTCGCGTTGTCGATCATGTGGCAGGTGGCCGCGGCGCTGGCCAAGGCCGCAGGGCAGGGGATCGTGCACCGCGACATCAAGCCCGAAAATATCATGCTGGCCGGCAGCGGCGAGGTGAAAGTGGCCGATTTCGGCCTGGCGCGCACCGCGCAGCCCCATGAGGCGGTGAACCTGACGCAGGTCGGTATCACGCTGGGGACGCCGCTCTACATGAGCCCCGAGCAGGTCGAGGGCAAACCGCTCGACCCGCGGAGCGATCTCTATTCGTTCGGCGTAACGTGTTTCCACATGCTTGCCGGCCGTCCACCATTCACGGGCGAGACACCCCTGGCCGTGGCCGTACAACACCTGCACAAGCAGCCACCCGCGTTGGCCGAACTGCGCGGCGATCTGCCTGCGGAGCTGTGTGCGATCGTCGAGCGGCTCATGGCCAAGGAGCCCGCGCAGCGGTTCGCCAGCGCCCGCGATGTGCTGGCTGCGTTGCGTGGCGTACCCGGCTTCGCCTCCGGCACGGACGGAGTACCGCAGGCGTCGTTGGAATTGCCCTTGCCGGCCGCGACGCCCACCACGCGGCTCGAGGCCACTCAGCGCCTCGCGGCAACCATGCAAACTTTGGCCATGCAGCCGCGCGTGCGCCTGCGGTGGCGCCTATGGTCTGCAGCGGCCGTAGCGGCGCTACTGGCCGGGGCCGTGATCGCCTGGTCGACGCGCGAACCGGACCTGCTCCAGGGCGCCGCCAGCCCGCCTGCGATTCAACGCCAGGCCACGGGCCGCGAACAGTTCGATCTGGCAATGAGCGTCGCGACCATCGAGGCCTGGCAAGCCGTTGAGCACTATTTTCCGACCGACGCCTACCATGTGCGTCTGGCAAGGCAGGAACTGGCCCGGCAATACCTGCAGCAAGACGACTACGATCGGGCACTCGTGCTGTTCCACGAGTTTGCCCTGGAAGAGGACGAGGAGCTGCGCGCCTTTGGCCTGGCTGGCCAGTTCGTCATCGAGACGATTCGTGCCCAATCGTCTGCGGCCCGGCAGACGCTCGCCGCACTGTGGCCGGTACGAGGCAAGCTGCGTGACGATCTGCTGCGCCAATCGTTCAACGCGGCCTACCGGACCATTCAAAAAGCGCTCGACGAGCAGACCTCGTCCCAGTGGCAAAGCTGGGTGGAAGAAAACCTGGGCGAGGACGCGGAATTGCCGCTGCTCGCGCCCTGA
- a CDS encoding dienelactone hydrolase family protein yields the protein MALPSFEPLTATGDLAAAMVEGIDRFVDAATSAVRAERRERWTPDPALIAGAWDKLCAGKRQQLLTIVGAIDARVPAAEQGFSAAEGLSSLIAEVAGIGPYQVHLVRWPVLAGDGGLVVEGEGLLLVPTDPARPDTPREPVADVILLPDADLTGPRGEVSRAFVVETAGKLAAGGNRVLVPLLIDRDDTLSVVGGVRPTNQPHREFIYRQAFELGRHVIGYELQKVLAAVDRFATEQADTKRPLAVVGYGEGGLLALYAAAVDQRIDAALVSGYFDSRQELWREPIYRNVWSLLVDFGDAELASLIAPRTLFVEASPFPDVDGPPPPHDGRSGAAPGVLTTPPQQRVSDEFARAQHIAKAMGYAQLGQLIPVDRPGQSIATFMTAVHHDLVASNETQLPSAVLERLAAPTRRQRQFEQLVGYNQWLLGEAEYTRAAYWAEADRSSLDTWRRSTEDYRRRFYDEVIGSFDQPLLEPRPRVRKLYDEPSYTGYEVQLDVFPEVFAYGILLVPKDIRPGERRPTVVCQHGLEGRPQDVADPQVDNPSYHRYACRLAERGFVVYAPQNPYIGQDKFRSLQRKLNPLGKSLFSIIIPQHRQTVRWLARLPVVDPQRIGFYGLSYGGKTAMRVPAVVTEYCLSICSADFNEWIWKNASARSPYSYVATGEYEIFEWNLGNTFNYAEMAALIAPRPFMVERGHHDGVAPDEWVAYEYSKVRRLYAALKIPTRTTIEFFDGPHTIHGVGTFAFLHEHLQWPAPH from the coding sequence GTGGCGTTGCCTTCGTTCGAGCCGCTGACGGCCACCGGCGACCTGGCGGCGGCGATGGTCGAAGGCATTGACCGATTCGTCGATGCCGCAACCTCCGCGGTGCGTGCCGAACGCCGCGAACGTTGGACGCCCGATCCGGCTTTGATCGCAGGCGCGTGGGACAAACTATGCGCCGGCAAGCGCCAGCAATTGCTGACGATCGTCGGCGCGATCGATGCGCGAGTGCCAGCCGCCGAGCAAGGCTTCAGCGCCGCCGAGGGCCTCAGTTCGCTGATCGCCGAGGTGGCGGGCATCGGGCCTTACCAGGTTCATCTGGTGCGCTGGCCTGTGCTGGCCGGCGATGGCGGGCTGGTCGTCGAAGGCGAGGGCCTGCTGCTCGTCCCCACCGACCCGGCGCGCCCCGACACGCCACGCGAGCCGGTGGCCGACGTGATCCTCTTGCCCGACGCCGACCTGACCGGTCCGCGTGGCGAGGTGTCGCGCGCGTTCGTGGTCGAGACGGCGGGCAAGCTGGCTGCCGGCGGCAATCGCGTGCTGGTCCCGTTGCTGATCGACCGCGACGATACGCTCAGCGTCGTTGGCGGGGTACGGCCAACGAATCAGCCGCATCGAGAATTCATCTACCGGCAAGCATTCGAGCTGGGCCGACACGTGATCGGCTACGAGCTGCAAAAAGTACTTGCCGCCGTCGATCGTTTCGCCACGGAGCAGGCCGATACGAAGCGACCCTTGGCCGTCGTCGGCTATGGTGAAGGCGGGCTGCTGGCGCTGTATGCAGCGGCCGTCGATCAGCGAATCGATGCCGCGCTCGTCTCGGGTTATTTCGACTCGCGCCAAGAGCTGTGGCGCGAACCCATCTACCGCAACGTCTGGTCGCTGTTGGTCGATTTTGGCGACGCGGAGCTTGCGTCGCTGATTGCGCCGCGAACGCTGTTTGTCGAGGCCTCGCCGTTTCCCGACGTCGATGGCCCGCCCCCGCCGCATGACGGCCGCAGCGGCGCCGCTCCCGGCGTGTTGACCACGCCGCCGCAGCAGCGCGTGTCCGACGAGTTTGCCCGCGCGCAGCACATCGCGAAGGCAATGGGGTACGCGCAGCTAGGGCAGCTGATTCCCGTCGACCGACCGGGACAATCGATCGCGACGTTCATGACTGCCGTACATCACGATCTCGTGGCATCGAACGAGACGCAATTGCCGTCGGCCGTGCTCGAACGACTCGCGGCGCCAACTCGGCGCCAACGGCAATTCGAGCAACTCGTAGGCTACAACCAGTGGTTGCTGGGCGAGGCCGAGTACACTCGGGCCGCCTATTGGGCCGAGGCCGATCGCAGTTCGTTGGACACCTGGCGGCGTTCGACCGAGGACTATCGTCGCCGGTTCTACGACGAAGTCATCGGCAGCTTCGACCAACCGCTGCTCGAGCCCCGGCCCCGCGTGCGCAAGCTGTACGACGAGCCGAGCTACACGGGCTACGAGGTGCAGCTCGATGTCTTTCCCGAAGTGTTCGCCTACGGCATCTTACTCGTGCCCAAGGACATTCGCCCCGGCGAGCGGCGGCCGACCGTCGTGTGCCAACACGGGCTCGAGGGGCGACCACAGGATGTCGCCGATCCGCAGGTCGACAATCCTTCTTACCATCGTTACGCCTGCCGGTTGGCCGAACGCGGCTTCGTGGTCTATGCGCCGCAAAACCCGTACATCGGCCAGGACAAGTTTCGTTCGCTACAGCGCAAACTGAACCCGCTGGGCAAATCGCTGTTCTCGATCATCATCCCGCAGCACCGCCAGACGGTCCGCTGGCTGGCGAGACTGCCGGTCGTCGATCCCCAGCGGATCGGGTTCTATGGACTTTCCTACGGCGGCAAGACGGCGATGCGCGTGCCGGCCGTGGTCACCGAATACTGCCTGTCGATCTGCTCGGCCGATTTCAACGAGTGGATCTGGAAGAATGCCTCGGCGCGTAGCCCGTATAGCTACGTGGCCACGGGCGAGTACGAGATCTTCGAGTGGAACCTGGGCAATACGTTTAACTACGCGGAGATGGCGGCGCTGATCGCTCCGCGCCCCTTTATGGTCGAACGCGGGCACCACGATGGCGTGGCCCCCGACGAGTGGGTGGCCTACGAATATTCCAAGGTGCGACGGCTCTATGCGGCCTTGAAGATTCCCACGCGTACGACGATCGAGTTTTTCGACGGGCCGCACACCATTCACGGCGTCGGTACCTTCGCGTTTCTGCACGAGCACTTGCAGTGGCCGGCGCCGCACTAG
- a CDS encoding sugar phosphate isomerase/epimerase produces the protein MIATTALDRRRFIQSGAAGAWALAAGRLPSARAAEPTAAIKHAVKFGMVGGQGSLVEKFKLVKELGYDGIEMDSPNAFERDEVLRARDESGLKIHGVVDSVHWKETLSHPDPEVRARGIKGLKTAIADAQAYGASTVLLVPAVVNKEVSYADAYTRSQAEIRRVLPVAEAHGVRICFENVWNMFLLSPLEAARYIDEFDSPWVGAYFDVGNVVNYGWPEQWIRVLGKRIVKLDIKEYSRKLRDQSGPGKGFDAEIGEGDCDWPAVAQALAEVGYTQGWATAEVRGGERERLAEIKARMNRVLRG, from the coding sequence ATGATCGCCACGACCGCCCTCGATCGCCGCCGCTTTATTCAGTCCGGTGCCGCCGGAGCCTGGGCGTTGGCGGCAGGTCGCCTGCCTTCGGCCCGTGCCGCCGAACCGACTGCCGCGATCAAGCACGCCGTGAAATTCGGCATGGTCGGCGGCCAGGGTTCGCTCGTCGAGAAATTCAAGCTCGTCAAGGAACTCGGTTACGACGGCATCGAAATGGACAGTCCCAACGCGTTCGAGCGCGACGAGGTGCTGCGGGCCCGCGACGAGTCGGGCTTGAAGATTCACGGCGTGGTCGACTCGGTGCATTGGAAAGAGACGCTCTCGCATCCCGACCCCGAGGTGCGCGCCCGCGGCATCAAGGGATTGAAGACGGCGATTGCCGACGCCCAGGCCTACGGCGCTTCGACTGTGCTGCTGGTGCCCGCGGTGGTGAACAAGGAAGTGTCGTATGCCGACGCCTACACGCGCTCGCAGGCCGAGATTCGCCGGGTGCTGCCCGTGGCCGAAGCGCACGGCGTCCGCATCTGTTTCGAAAACGTCTGGAACATGTTTCTGCTCAGCCCGCTCGAGGCTGCCCGATACATCGACGAGTTCGACTCACCCTGGGTCGGCGCCTATTTCGACGTGGGCAACGTGGTCAACTACGGCTGGCCCGAGCAATGGATCCGCGTGCTGGGCAAGCGGATCGTCAAGCTGGATATCAAGGAATACAGCCGCAAGCTGCGCGACCAGTCGGGGCCGGGCAAGGGGTTCGATGCCGAGATCGGCGAGGGCGATTGCGATTGGCCCGCCGTCGCGCAGGCACTGGCCGAGGTCGGCTACACCCAGGGTTGGGCCACGGCCGAGGTGCGCGGCGGCGAGCGCGAACGCCTGGCCGAGATCAAGGCGCGCATGAACCGCGTCCTGCGCGGTTAG
- a CDS encoding DUF1572 domain-containing protein, producing the protein MTKVLPTLASAVALFQHQRRLGERAMSQLTDAELRQALAPGTNSIAVIVKHMSGNMRSRWTDFLHSDGEKPDRNREQEFADDFADRGEIVAAWDRGWDCVFSALADLIESDLQHTVTIRGEPHSVIHAIHRQLDHYGYHVGQIVLMARILAGDRWQHLSIAPGQSAQFNRQMDENWRST; encoded by the coding sequence ATGACCAAGGTGCTACCAACGCTGGCCAGCGCCGTGGCGCTGTTCCAGCACCAGCGCAGGCTGGGCGAACGGGCCATGAGCCAGTTGACCGATGCCGAGCTGCGCCAGGCGCTGGCGCCGGGCACCAACTCGATCGCCGTCATTGTCAAACACATGTCCGGAAACATGCGCTCGCGGTGGACCGACTTTCTGCACAGCGACGGCGAGAAGCCGGATCGCAACCGCGAGCAGGAGTTTGCCGACGACTTTGCCGATCGCGGCGAGATTGTCGCCGCCTGGGACCGCGGTTGGGACTGCGTGTTCTCGGCGCTGGCCGACCTGATCGAATCCGACCTGCAGCACACGGTGACGATTCGGGGCGAGCCGCACAGCGTGATTCACGCCATTCACCGCCAGCTGGATCACTACGGCTATCACGTCGGGCAGATCGTGTTGATGGCCCGGATCCTGGCCGGCGATCGCTGGCAGCATCTGTCCATCGCGCCCGGCCAATCGGCGCAATTCAATCGCCAGATGGACGAGAACTGGCGGTCAACCTGA
- a CDS encoding redoxin domain-containing protein produces the protein MLTLLAVLAAGSPAYAVEANRSIGREVPLFNLPDHHGNEVKLDAVLSQNKLVVVAFLGIECPLAKIYAPRLQELANEFGPQGVGFLAIDSNQQDSLTEMGHFIRQTTLALPWLKDGNNVVADAFGAERTPQVFVIDAQRRIRYRGRIDDQYGLHTIGGYARPEVTRRDLAIALEELLAGKEVSQPETQAMGCLIGRVAKVAPHGEVTYSNQVVRILQNRCQECHRPGEVAPFALLDYDEVVGWAEMMREVVNDGRMPPWSANPEFGHYKNDPRLSAEEKQLINEWVANGCPRGEDSDLPAPREFVQGWKIGQPDQVVYMDDEAFEVPAEGVVDYQYFTADPGFTEDKWVMAAEARPDNPAVVHHIIVFITDESGNRSGGMRGGLAGYAPGMPPQDYPDGVALFVPKGSKLTFQMHYTPNGTAQKDRSYVGIKFIDPKLVKRTARGGVAGNVGFKIPPGDDNYEVTAKYRFRRDSLLLSMTPHMHLRGKSFRYEAEYPDGTREVLLDVPHYDFNWQLRYDLAEPKLIPKGTRIHTIAHFDNSDHNPANPDPADEVRFGDQTWEEMMFGFFTTIDPNQDVQQELAEKTEPELGTGDGDGVTLNAGDSN, from the coding sequence ATGCTCACACTGCTCGCCGTCTTGGCGGCTGGCAGCCCGGCGTATGCCGTCGAGGCCAACCGGTCGATCGGTCGGGAGGTGCCCCTGTTCAATCTGCCCGACCACCACGGGAACGAGGTCAAGCTCGACGCCGTCTTGTCTCAAAACAAGCTTGTCGTGGTGGCGTTCCTAGGCATCGAGTGCCCGTTGGCAAAGATCTACGCCCCGCGCTTGCAGGAGCTGGCCAACGAGTTTGGTCCCCAGGGGGTCGGTTTCCTGGCCATCGACTCGAACCAGCAAGACTCGCTGACCGAGATGGGACACTTCATCCGCCAGACCACCCTGGCGCTGCCCTGGCTTAAGGACGGGAACAACGTGGTCGCCGATGCCTTTGGCGCCGAGCGGACCCCGCAGGTCTTCGTTATCGACGCTCAGCGGCGGATTCGCTATCGCGGCCGGATCGACGATCAGTACGGCCTGCACACGATTGGCGGGTATGCCCGGCCCGAAGTCACGCGCCGCGACTTGGCCATCGCGCTCGAAGAGCTGCTCGCGGGCAAGGAAGTAAGCCAGCCGGAGACGCAGGCGATGGGCTGCCTGATCGGCCGCGTTGCCAAGGTCGCGCCGCACGGCGAGGTGACCTATTCGAACCAGGTCGTGCGTATCTTGCAGAATCGCTGCCAGGAATGCCATCGGCCGGGTGAAGTCGCGCCGTTTGCCTTGCTCGACTACGACGAAGTCGTCGGCTGGGCCGAGATGATGCGCGAAGTGGTCAACGACGGCCGCATGCCCCCCTGGTCGGCCAATCCCGAGTTCGGCCACTACAAGAACGACCCCCGGCTGTCGGCCGAAGAAAAGCAATTGATCAACGAGTGGGTCGCCAACGGCTGCCCGCGGGGCGAGGACTCGGATCTGCCGGCCCCGCGCGAGTTTGTGCAGGGCTGGAAGATCGGCCAGCCTGACCAGGTCGTCTACATGGACGACGAGGCCTTCGAGGTTCCGGCCGAGGGCGTCGTCGATTACCAGTATTTCACGGCCGATCCCGGCTTCACCGAGGACAAGTGGGTCATGGCCGCCGAGGCCCGGCCCGACAACCCGGCCGTCGTGCACCATATCATCGTGTTCATCACCGATGAAAGCGGCAATCGCTCGGGCGGGATGCGCGGCGGCTTGGCCGGCTATGCTCCCGGCATGCCTCCGCAGGACTATCCCGACGGCGTCGCTTTGTTCGTGCCCAAGGGCAGCAAGCTGACCTTCCAGATGCACTACACCCCGAACGGCACGGCCCAAAAGGACCGCAGCTACGTGGGCATCAAGTTCATCGATCCGAAGCTGGTCAAGCGCACGGCGCGCGGCGGCGTGGCGGGCAACGTCGGTTTCAAGATTCCGCCGGGCGACGACAACTACGAAGTCACGGCCAAGTACCGCTTCCGCCGCGATTCATTGCTGCTGAGCATGACGCCGCACATGCACCTGCGCGGCAAGTCGTTCCGCTACGAGGCCGAGTATCCCGACGGGACGCGCGAGGTGCTGCTCGACGTACCGCACTACGACTTCAACTGGCAGTTGCGCTACGATCTGGCCGAGCCGAAACTGATTCCCAAGGGCACCCGCATCCACACGATCGCCCACTTCGACAACTCGGACCACAACCCGGCCAATCCCGACCCGGCCGATGAAGTGCGCTTCGGCGATCAGACGTGGGAAGAAATGATGTTCGGGTTCTTCACCACGATCGACCCGAACCAGGACGTGCAGCAAGAGCTGGCCGAGAAGACGGAGCCCGAGCTCGGCACCGGCGACGGCGACGGCGTGACGCTGAACGCGGGCGACAGCAACTAG
- a CDS encoding PEP-CTERM sorting domain-containing protein, whose protein sequence is MFYTLTVALLSSATTQAAGVYFAGGSAGGALGSFQLPTDSYEITSIGIPAGSELFVNYDDPATLGVGSSEASIFGLKSSSYARAVNESNFPLNFDFTFSNSTNAIAVWSDFIVTGPAGPSTVPISVNALIDGSILASMGSGSSPTSRLGGSVEFYIESGLSGGFWNNSFGGTYGLSITPSGGPVYDRTGLLANFDGSTVVTTGVFNVPVNTPFAIRFGMNTTTVLRTEYGSVFSMEVGVDFSHTAKFVTDGPAFNLPAGYTINSVDAGIVNNAYVAVPEPSTLWLSAFGVGTIFIGAIARRRVS, encoded by the coding sequence TTGTTCTACACCTTGACCGTAGCCCTTCTGTCGTCCGCTACCACGCAGGCGGCGGGAGTGTATTTCGCTGGCGGATCGGCTGGAGGAGCGCTAGGTTCCTTTCAATTGCCCACGGACTCGTACGAAATCACTTCGATTGGCATTCCCGCTGGTTCGGAACTCTTCGTCAATTACGATGATCCCGCGACCCTTGGCGTGGGTTCATCAGAGGCAAGTATTTTCGGCCTGAAGTCGAGCTCCTACGCAAGGGCCGTCAACGAATCGAACTTCCCCCTTAATTTTGATTTTACTTTTAGTAACAGTACCAACGCCATCGCCGTTTGGTCGGACTTCATCGTGACGGGACCGGCGGGCCCAAGCACTGTGCCCATATCCGTGAACGCCTTGATTGACGGCTCGATCTTGGCCAGTATGGGCTCAGGCTCCTCGCCAACCTCTCGCTTAGGCGGCTCCGTGGAATTCTATATCGAATCTGGTCTATCAGGTGGATTTTGGAATAATAGTTTTGGCGGAACCTATGGACTTTCGATTACCCCAAGTGGTGGGCCGGTCTATGACAGAACCGGCCTGCTTGCCAACTTCGATGGTTCGACCGTCGTCACCACCGGAGTCTTTAACGTGCCTGTCAACACTCCCTTTGCGATCCGATTCGGCATGAACACTACGACGGTCCTTAGGACGGAATACGGTTCTGTATTCTCCATGGAGGTTGGCGTTGACTTCTCTCACACCGCTAAATTCGTGACAGACGGACCCGCCTTCAACCTTCCTGCCGGCTACACGATCAACAGCGTGGATGCGGGCATTGTGAACAACGCCTATGTTGCTGTCCCCGAGCCGTCGACCCTATGGTTGTCGGCTTTCGGTGTCGGCACAATCTTTATCGGCGCTATCGCTCGGCGTCGTGTGTCGTGA
- a CDS encoding PEP-CTERM sorting domain-containing protein — MTAAPEPSTLALCAIGILIGLWSFRRAAIAVRRSKQHRSAAVAALGPPPRGSPFLRK; from the coding sequence GTGACCGCCGCCCCCGAGCCATCGACGCTTGCTCTGTGCGCGATCGGCATACTGATCGGCCTGTGGTCGTTCCGCCGCGCTGCCATCGCCGTGCGACGGAGCAAGCAACACCGAAGCGCAGCCGTCGCTGCCCTCGGACCACCACCCCGAGGAAGCCCTTTCCTCCGCAAATAA
- a CDS encoding sigma-70 family RNA polymerase sigma factor, translating to MSDNPDFADFLRRIRAGDDLAAMELVRRFEPLIRREVRTRIGDHRLKRAFDSADVSQSVLAIFFSRAANGDYELERPEQLARLLVTMARNRLVSRARKERRLVRDVRRLSTDPAALEQVADRQSSPSEVLSKKEQLARLEVSLTDEEQQILNLRSEGLSWDEVAARIGGSGQARRMQLSRGIERLERQLGPAD from the coding sequence ATGTCCGACAATCCTGACTTCGCGGACTTCTTGCGACGCATTCGTGCTGGCGACGATCTAGCCGCCATGGAACTGGTGCGGCGCTTCGAGCCTTTGATTCGCCGCGAGGTGCGAACGCGGATCGGCGACCATCGACTAAAAAGGGCTTTCGATTCCGCTGACGTCAGCCAATCGGTCTTGGCAATCTTTTTTTCGAGAGCGGCGAACGGCGACTATGAGCTGGAGCGTCCCGAACAACTTGCCCGCCTGCTAGTAACCATGGCCCGCAATCGCCTAGTGTCGCGGGCCCGCAAAGAGCGGCGACTGGTTCGTGACGTTCGTCGTCTGTCGACTGACCCTGCCGCGCTCGAGCAGGTGGCCGATCGGCAGTCGTCGCCTAGCGAGGTCCTTTCCAAAAAGGAACAGTTGGCACGATTGGAGGTTTCTCTGACCGACGAGGAGCAGCAGATACTCAACCTTCGAAGCGAGGGGCTGAGTTGGGACGAGGTTGCTGCGCGAATTGGCGGCAGCGGCCAGGCACGCCGCATGCAGCTGTCACGCGGAATCGAGCGGCTCGAGCGACAACTGGGCCCGGCCGATTAG